In Calditrichota bacterium, the following are encoded in one genomic region:
- a CDS encoding DUF4097 family beta strand repeat protein codes for MKSSKILTFLTVIFIMLLTVAASQAEVKLKETTVRLFPLAPNGDLSISNINGEIQIEAWDKDSVKVAAEKIIRASSREKAQEYLKAFKIEFEAGNDFLTVKPIFPKHTGEGWNFFDWIFGTGSRVHATINFHLWVPRKSNIESSSVNGSTRIAGATGEIDAKGTNGRIVLNGVSGDISAETVNGSIKARILNGNHLNTLVLKTINGSITAELPGTTGGHIELKTINGSIESDFPIVFTGKISRHKMKGRFGKGHSRVQLTTINGAIHVRKLSEK; via the coding sequence ATGAAATCATCTAAAATCCTTACATTTCTGACGGTAATCTTCATCATGCTTCTGACTGTTGCAGCCAGTCAGGCAGAGGTGAAATTAAAAGAAACAACGGTGCGCCTCTTCCCATTGGCACCCAACGGAGACCTTTCGATCTCAAACATTAATGGAGAGATTCAAATTGAGGCCTGGGACAAGGATTCGGTAAAAGTGGCTGCAGAAAAGATCATTCGGGCCTCCTCCAGGGAAAAGGCACAGGAATATCTTAAGGCCTTCAAAATCGAATTTGAGGCCGGGAACGATTTTCTGACCGTTAAACCCATTTTCCCGAAACACACCGGTGAGGGCTGGAATTTCTTCGACTGGATTTTTGGAACCGGATCCCGGGTTCATGCAACGATTAATTTTCACCTCTGGGTTCCCCGGAAAAGCAACATCGAATCGTCCTCGGTAAATGGTTCCACACGAATCGCTGGCGCAACGGGTGAAATTGACGCAAAAGGAACCAACGGGCGGATTGTTTTGAATGGCGTGAGCGGGGATATTTCCGCCGAAACCGTGAATGGCAGCATCAAGGCCCGGATTCTGAATGGAAACCATTTGAACACACTTGTTTTAAAAACCATTAACGGTTCCATCACGGCAGAACTCCCCGGAACAACGGGCGGACATATTGAGCTTAAAACGATCAACGGCTCGATTGAATCGGATTTTCCGATCGTATTCACCGGGAAAATCTCCCGTCACAAGATGAAAGGCCGTTTCGGAAAAGGGCATTCACGTGTTCAATTAACCACTATTAACGGGGCCATTCATGTCAGGAAATTATCTGAAAAATGA
- a CDS encoding DUF4097 domain-containing protein, with protein sequence MKRFIPGFILVFLLCAAILPLQSAEKTQTFTRTFPFKNGGKLILKAGDGHVFVTGGKTQELSLKITKRVYAASQAKARTILNAITIDIRQQFDRIQIEENSPNRNFSLFDIFSPDFWKNRSLRIEVDYILTVPPKTRLNLKTDDGDITIRNVAGEIQAKTDDGTIKIRNCSSGTLSLSSDDGNMRISQIQSGKKSLSRLFFESDDGQIVIKHSRFEKISGETDDGDVYIVNTAVHTLDISTNQGDVEAVVSSQKEPVWRIQTDEGDMLLVIPESLSAKLNMFTNEGTISSDFDFPIKKQDDGMACQTELNGGNGNISLHTQEGDIQIEKE encoded by the coding sequence ATGAAACGATTTATTCCGGGATTTATATTGGTCTTCCTTCTTTGTGCAGCGATTTTACCGCTGCAATCCGCCGAAAAGACACAAACATTTACCAGGACCTTTCCATTCAAAAATGGAGGCAAACTCATTTTAAAGGCCGGTGACGGTCACGTTTTTGTCACCGGCGGGAAAACACAGGAACTTTCCCTCAAAATCACGAAGCGGGTCTATGCGGCATCGCAGGCAAAAGCCCGGACTATACTGAACGCGATTACGATCGATATCCGGCAGCAATTTGATCGAATTCAAATAGAAGAAAACAGTCCGAATAGAAATTTTTCTCTTTTCGATATTTTTTCACCGGATTTCTGGAAAAACCGATCCCTTCGAATCGAAGTGGACTATATCCTAACCGTTCCTCCAAAAACACGTCTAAACCTAAAAACGGATGACGGGGACATAACCATTCGAAACGTCGCTGGAGAGATCCAGGCCAAAACAGACGACGGGACCATAAAAATCCGAAACTGTTCTTCAGGAACTCTCTCCCTGTCATCTGATGACGGCAATATGCGGATCAGCCAAATTCAATCGGGAAAAAAATCGTTGAGCCGACTGTTTTTTGAAAGTGACGACGGACAAATCGTCATTAAACACAGCAGATTCGAGAAGATTTCCGGAGAAACAGACGACGGAGATGTCTACATCGTGAATACCGCCGTACACACTCTTGACATTTCCACGAACCAGGGAGATGTAGAGGCCGTTGTATCGTCCCAAAAGGAACCCGTGTGGCGCATTCAAACCGATGAGGGGGATATGTTACTGGTGATACCGGAATCGCTTTCAGCCAAGTTAAATATGTTTACCAACGAGGGGACGATTTCGTCCGATTTTGATTTTCCCATTAAAAAACAAGACGATGGCATGGCCTGTCAAACCGAGTTAAATGGTGGCAATGGAAACATTAGCCTCCATACTCAGGAAGGCGATATTCAAATTGAAAAAGAGTAA
- a CDS encoding DUF4097 domain-containing protein, translating to MRKRTAFYSAGLLLVFLLPNLVLARQTKSKKYVFDVTSNKLLVARLDIDISSDFRIRPNPDSRQIIVDITYNPEKMDVDADFDSSSNHLYVSVDVEGWTKGFKNDEDSGTCTVYFPLGVPIELNSTCKAGEINFDLGGLSIENVDLRLAAGTANIRFREPNPIQMDDLSIDGKIGELDLQKLGNAGFQTAEISTAIGELSIDLSGSKKIDFSQDVTVDVKIGETNLTLPEDRPIKLRISKFLFLSQSEIPDEFEQHGGIYIHGDVKNAKNLLYLRISPGLGALNIDWE from the coding sequence ATGAGAAAAAGAACGGCTTTCTACAGCGCAGGTCTTCTGCTCGTGTTTTTGCTGCCTAATCTTGTTCTGGCAAGGCAAACAAAATCAAAAAAATACGTCTTTGACGTTACGTCCAATAAATTACTGGTTGCCCGGTTGGACATCGATATCTCTTCTGATTTTCGCATCCGGCCCAATCCAGACTCCAGGCAAATTATTGTGGACATCACTTACAATCCCGAAAAAATGGATGTGGATGCCGACTTCGATTCCAGCAGCAACCACCTTTATGTTTCGGTTGATGTTGAAGGATGGACCAAGGGTTTTAAGAATGATGAAGACAGCGGCACGTGCACTGTTTATTTCCCACTTGGAGTTCCCATCGAGCTAAACAGCACCTGCAAGGCAGGCGAAATTAATTTCGATCTCGGAGGATTGTCCATCGAAAATGTTGATCTGCGCCTGGCAGCCGGTACAGCCAACATTCGATTCCGAGAGCCCAATCCGATACAGATGGATGATTTGAGTATCGACGGAAAAATCGGTGAATTGGACCTGCAAAAATTGGGAAATGCGGGGTTTCAAACAGCGGAAATCAGTACGGCGATCGGCGAACTTTCCATCGATCTGAGCGGAAGCAAAAAGATTGATTTCTCCCAGGATGTTACCGTAGATGTAAAAATTGGAGAAACAAATTTGACCCTGCCGGAAGATCGCCCGATCAAGCTGAGAATCAGCAAATTTCTGTTTCTGTCCCAGTCCGAAATTCCTGATGAGTTTGAACAGCATGGAGGCATTTATATCCATGGCGACGTAAAAAACGCAAAGAATCTTCTCTACCTCAGAATTTCACCGGGGTTGGGCGCTTTGAATATTGACTGGGAGTAA
- a CDS encoding BamA/TamA family outer membrane protein produces MIAKTVPILFSFLITGIFLPASRSARAEIGFKGVGSSPHLTSVAYSVNDPLASRHTSRRHHHRRHFVSKNSFNYRLYYNRVDGFLFHFRYDVSRYRSLGSGVAIQTMLAYGTESKRIQYEFGLERGFFGKRFRFAPGFEIYDETFSEDEWIISAGFENSLAAFFLHEDFMDFYRLQGYGGYIKQNFFRALKVKAGYYEEHHSSLQRRTDWALLGGHKTFRENPPIQDGSFRGLKGQLIFDTRDSRRAPERGWYLQALAEYFPDDFTSDFHYQRYILDLRRYQPISDGEVLRFRLRLGDSRGDLPVQKWFSFGGISTLRGYRYKSFRGTRMALANLEYFLNWDEINWKPDIPLLDAFNLILFADAGTAWNRSEKEFADLTYRDFASDVGIALANSDGRIRLNFAKRTDRGFNAMRITFRLRQPF; encoded by the coding sequence ATGATTGCAAAAACAGTACCCATTCTCTTTTCATTTCTTATAACCGGTATTTTTTTACCCGCTTCTCGCTCCGCCCGGGCTGAAATCGGATTCAAGGGCGTCGGTTCCTCACCCCATTTAACGTCCGTGGCCTATTCCGTCAATGACCCCTTGGCTTCCCGGCACACGTCACGCCGCCATCATCACAGACGTCATTTTGTATCAAAGAATTCCTTTAATTATCGCCTGTATTACAACCGGGTGGATGGTTTTCTCTTTCATTTTCGTTACGATGTATCACGCTATCGTTCGTTGGGATCGGGGGTGGCCATTCAAACCATGCTGGCCTACGGCACAGAAAGCAAGAGAATTCAATATGAATTTGGCCTTGAGCGCGGCTTTTTTGGAAAGCGTTTTCGCTTTGCGCCCGGGTTTGAGATTTACGATGAAACCTTTTCGGAAGACGAATGGATTATTTCAGCCGGTTTTGAAAACTCCCTGGCCGCTTTTTTTCTGCATGAAGATTTTATGGATTTCTACCGGTTACAAGGATATGGCGGTTACATCAAGCAAAACTTTTTTAGGGCACTGAAAGTAAAGGCCGGTTATTACGAAGAACATCACTCCTCCCTTCAGCGGCGAACCGATTGGGCCCTTTTGGGAGGACACAAAACGTTTCGCGAAAATCCGCCCATTCAGGACGGCAGCTTCCGAGGTCTGAAGGGGCAGCTTATCTTTGATACACGAGACAGCCGGCGGGCGCCGGAACGGGGCTGGTACCTGCAGGCCCTGGCCGAATATTTTCCAGATGATTTCACAAGCGATTTCCATTACCAACGATATATTTTGGACCTTCGCCGCTACCAACCGATTTCGGATGGTGAGGTGCTTCGATTCCGCCTTCGATTAGGCGATTCCCGCGGCGATCTGCCCGTTCAGAAGTGGTTTAGCTTTGGCGGAATCAGCACCCTGCGCGGCTACCGGTACAAATCTTTCAGGGGAACACGGATGGCCCTGGCCAATCTGGAGTATTTTTTAAACTGGGATGAAATCAACTGGAAACCGGACATCCCGCTTCTGGATGCCTTCAACCTGATTCTTTTTGCAGATGCAGGCACGGCCTGGAACCGATCAGAAAAGGAATTTGCGGATTTAACCTACAGGGATTTTGCCTCAGATGTGGGCATCGCACTTGCAAATTCCGACGGCCGGATACGACTCAATTTTGCAAAGCGTACCGACCGCGGTTTTAATGCCATGCGCATTACATTTCGCCTGCGGCAGCCCTTTTAG
- a CDS encoding YggS family pyridoxal phosphate-dependent enzyme yields MGRIAENLKIVRGRIEAACARSGRNPEELTLVAVTKTVSPVHMNEAIEAGVTHIGENRVQEAREKFPNVRPVTWHLIGHLQTNKVKHALRIFQWIQSVDSFRLAEKIEQEASRLGKTIPVLLEVKTSPEETKYGVPVPETLELVQKIAVFTHLRIRGLMTIAPFTDEEKLIRESFQTLRRLREEINRAKIAGVEMEHLSMGMSHDFEMAIEEGATMVRIGTAIFGPRN; encoded by the coding sequence ATGGGAAGAATTGCGGAAAATTTAAAGATTGTTCGCGGGCGAATCGAAGCCGCTTGCGCGCGTTCTGGAAGAAATCCGGAAGAACTTACGCTGGTAGCCGTGACAAAAACCGTTTCTCCGGTGCACATGAACGAAGCCATTGAGGCAGGGGTAACACATATCGGCGAAAATCGGGTGCAGGAAGCGCGTGAAAAATTCCCGAATGTGAGGCCGGTCACCTGGCATTTAATCGGACACTTACAAACAAACAAAGTAAAACATGCCCTGAGGATATTCCAGTGGATTCAGTCGGTGGATAGTTTCCGGCTGGCTGAAAAAATAGAGCAGGAAGCATCCAGACTGGGGAAAACCATTCCCGTTCTTTTGGAAGTCAAAACCTCGCCGGAAGAAACAAAATATGGCGTACCCGTTCCGGAAACGCTGGAACTGGTTCAAAAAATCGCTGTCTTTACCCATCTCCGGATCAGGGGACTCATGACCATTGCCCCCTTTACAGACGAGGAAAAGCTGATTCGGGAAAGCTTTCAAACCCTGCGGCGCCTGCGGGAAGAAATCAATCGTGCGAAAATTGCAGGCGTGGAAATGGAACATCTCTCCATGGGAATGTCGCATGATTTTGAAATGGCTATTGAAGAGGGTGCAACCATGGTGCGAATTGGCACCGCCATTTTTGGCCCCCGAAATTAA
- a CDS encoding YggT family protein, which produces MFIIRNLLLASAKILDIAISIYIWVIIIQAILSWVHPDPRSPLVRFLYNITEPVLAPIRRFLPAMGIDLSPLVALLALYFLQIFLVRSLFDLANAL; this is translated from the coding sequence ATGTTCATTATTCGGAATTTACTGCTGGCATCGGCGAAAATCCTGGATATCGCCATTTCCATTTACATCTGGGTGATTATTATTCAGGCCATTCTTTCCTGGGTGCATCCCGATCCCCGTAGCCCTTTGGTGCGATTTCTTTACAACATTACGGAGCCTGTTTTGGCGCCGATCCGGCGATTTTTGCCCGCGATGGGAATTGATTTATCTCCTCTCGTGGCTCTTTTGGCTCTGTATTTTCTGCAAATCTTTCTGGTACGCAGTTTATTTGATTTAGCAAATGCCCTTTAA
- a CDS encoding DivIVA domain-containing protein translates to MRLTPLDIKKQEFRKTMRGFDPMEVETFLEMVADEYEELLKERNRLKEDVTMLQTQLKDYQQVEHTLKETLMNAQESIKRARANSEKEGEMIIREAELKADEIIGKAYKELEKMKNELMLIKSQKDSFTSKLKHLIQSQLELIEILEKDDFVWPGETSRKPTNGTTNPSSKGTSQGRSNPASEAGSAPQKSVSDQFII, encoded by the coding sequence TTGAGGCTTACACCATTAGACATTAAAAAACAAGAATTTCGAAAGACCATGCGTGGGTTTGATCCCATGGAGGTCGAAACCTTTCTCGAGATGGTTGCGGACGAGTACGAAGAATTGCTCAAAGAGCGCAACCGGCTGAAAGAAGACGTCACCATGCTTCAAACTCAGCTAAAAGATTACCAGCAGGTCGAGCACACATTGAAAGAAACCCTGATGAATGCTCAGGAGTCCATCAAGCGGGCGCGGGCCAACTCCGAAAAAGAGGGAGAGATGATTATCCGGGAGGCGGAACTGAAGGCGGATGAAATTATCGGAAAGGCCTACAAAGAATTAGAGAAAATGAAAAATGAACTGATGCTTATAAAATCCCAAAAGGATTCGTTCACAAGTAAGTTGAAGCATTTGATCCAATCCCAATTGGAATTAATTGAAATTCTGGAAAAGGACGATTTTGTGTGGCCGGGCGAAACATCCCGGAAACCGACGAATGGAACGACTAACCCATCGTCAAAAGGGACCAGTCAGGGTCGATCCAATCCCGCTTCAGAAGCGGGTTCGGCTCCTCAAAAATCCGTTTCAGATCAATTTATCATTTAA